A part of Ursus arctos isolate Adak ecotype North America chromosome X, UrsArc2.0, whole genome shotgun sequence genomic DNA contains:
- the PRICKLE3 gene encoding prickle planar cell polarity protein 3 → MFARGSRRRRSGRAPPEAEDPDRGQPCNSCREQCPGFLLHGWRKICQHCKCPREEHAVHTVPVDLERIMCRLISDFQRHSISDDDSGCASEEYAWVPPGLKPEQVYQFFSCLPEDKVPYVNSPGEKYRIKQLLHQLPPHDSEAQYCTALEEEEKKELRAFSQQRKRENLGRGAVRIFPVTITGAICEECGKQIGGGDIAVFASRAGLGACWHPQCFVCSTCRELLVDLIYFYHAGKVYCGRHHAERLRPRCQACDEIIFSPECTEAEGRHWHMGHFCCFECEASLGGQRYVMRQSRPHCCACYEARHAEYCDGCGEHIGLDQGQMAYEGQHWHASDRCFCCSRCGRALLGRPFLPRRGLIFCSRACSLGSEPTASATGRRSWSAGTVSAPLTASTASFSAAEEASETATKGTSTEPEPVAGPEEPTHFLRGAPHRHSLPELGLRSPPEPPPGLPSQPEPSLEDGAFGRQSTPRVSFRDPLVSDGGPRRTLSAPPAQRRRPRSPPPRAPTHRRRHHHHHHHRRHSGRHRHHQCDLGSGSDSGSCSSSPSSPSSESSEEDGFFLGERIPLPPHLCRPRPAQDNATGTPKSPSPQLPRSSRPGMPRQARDKNCIVA, encoded by the exons ATGTTCGCGCGTGGGTCCCGGAGGCGCCGCTCCGGGCGCGCG CCTCCAGAGGCGGAAGATCCGGACCGCGGCCAGCCCTGCAACTCCTGCAGGGAGCAGTGCCCCGGCTTCCTGCTGCACGGATGGAG GAAGATCTGTCAGCACTGCAAATGCCCAAGGGAGGAGCACGCCGTGCACACGGTGCCTGTGGACCTGGAACGCATCATGTGTCGGctaatctcagacttccagcGCCACTCCATCTCCGATGATGACTCAGGCTGCGCCTCGGAGGAGTATGCCTGGGTGCCCCCTGGTCTCAAGCCAGAGCAG GTATACCAGTTTTTCAGCTGCCTCCCAGAGGACAAGGTTCCCTACGTCAACAGTCCTGGGGAGAAATACAGGATCAAGCAGCTGCTGCACCAGCTGCCCCCACACGACAGTGAG gcacagTACTGCACGGCactggaagaggaggagaagaaagagctcAGAGCCTTCAGCCAGCAGCGGAAGCGGGAGAATCTGGGCCGTGGCGCCGTGCGCATCTTCCCCGTGACCATCACTGGGGCCATCTGTGAGGAG TGCGGGAAGCAGATTGGAGGCGGGGACATCGCCGTGTTTGCCAGCCGCGCAGGCCTGGGTGCCTGCTGGCACCCGCAGTGTTTTGTGTGCTCCACGTGCCGCGAGCTGCTGGTAGACCTCATCTACTTCTACCACGCTGGCAAAGTCTACTGCGGCCGCCACCACGCCGAACGCCTGCGGCCGCGCTGCCAAGCCTGTGACGAG ATCATCTTCTCGCCTGAGTGTACCGAGGCCGAGGGCCGGCACTGGCACATGGGCCACTTCTGCTGCTTTGAGTGCGAAGCATCGCTAGGAGGGCAGCGTTATGTCATGCGTCAGAGCCGCCCCCACTGCTGTGCCTGCTACGAGGCCCGCCACGCTGAGTACTGTGATGGCTGTGGGGAGCACATTG GCCTGGACCAGGGTCAGATGGCTTATGAGGGCCAGCACTGGCACGCCTCAGACCGCTGCTTCTGCTGTAGTCGCTGTGGGCGAGCCCTGCTGGGCCGCCCCTTCCTGCCACGCCGCGGCCTAATCTTCTGCTCAAGAGCCTGCAGCCTGGGGTCCGAGCCCACAGCGTCGGCGACCGGCCGTCGGAGCTGGAGCGCGGGCACGGTCTCTGCACCTCTTACAGCATCCACGGCTTCTTTCTCCGCTGCGGAGGAGGCGTCAGAGACCGCCACCAAAGGCACCAGCACGGAGCCAGAACCTG TTGCAGGCCCTGAGGAGCCCACCCACTTTCTGAGGGGCGCCCCCCACCGCCACTCCCTGCCAGAGCTGGGGCTCCGCAGCCCCCCAGAGCCACCCCCAGGACTCCCTAGCCAGCCCGAGCCGAGCCTGGAAGATGGTGCCTTTGGTCGCCAGAGCACCCCTCGTGTCAGCTTCCGTGACCCTCTGGTGTCTGACGGAGGCCCGCGACGGACCCTGAGTGCACCCCCAGCCCAGCGTCGCAGGCCACGCAGtcccccacccagggcccccacccaTCGCCGccgccaccatcatcatcaccatcaccgccGCCACTCAGGCAGACATCGCCACCACCAATGTGACTTGGGATCGGGGTCGGACTCAGGATCTTGCTCCAGCTCACCTTCTAGCCCCAGTTCCGAGTCGTCGGAGGAGGATGGCTTCTTCCTAGGGGAACGCATCCCGCTGCCCCCACATCTGTGCAGGCCCAGGCCTGCTCAGGACAATGCAACTGGAACCCCCAAATCCCCATCTCCACAGCTCCCCCGGAGCTCACGCCCAGGGATGCCTCGCCAGGCCAGAGACAAGAACTGCATTGTGGCTTGA